One window of the Colletotrichum lupini chromosome 9, complete sequence genome contains the following:
- a CDS encoding kelch repeat protein, translating to MRPTSSVTRYSASVKTISTDTEAPSPRVGAPSTALKDAFYLFSGRGGIAMEPVEESGSVWRYTPSQSRWDQLTPTDATAPHPAGRSYHCTASDGNKTIYIHAGCPEKGRLADLWSFNIESKTWKELAAAPPPARGGASIAFSGGKLYRINGFDGTSEQGGSLDVYDPASAAWSTITYKPDGVKGPEARSVSALVAVEVDGKPHLVTLFGERDPSSLGHAGAGKMLSDVWAFDIVAGTWDKVFFEGDAPPPRGWFDADVVGDGSKQAVVVHGGLAEDNSRLGDIWRLDFV from the exons ATGCGTCCGACATCTTCAGTGACACGTT ACTCAGCCTCCGTCAAGACCATCTCCACCGACACCGAAGCCCCATCTCCCAGAGTCGGAGCCCCCAGCACAGCGCTGAAAGATGCCTTCTATCTCTTCTCCGGCCGCGGCGGTATCGCCATGGAACCCGTCGAGGAATCTGGCAGCGTCTGGCGATACACCCCATCCCAATCTCGCTGGGATCAACTCACGCCGACCGACGCAACGGCACCACACCCAGCCGGACGCAGCTACCACTGCACTGCCTCAGACGGCAACAAGACCATCTACATCCACGCAGGCTGCCCAGAGAAAGGCCGCCTCGCCGATCTGTGGTCCTTCAATATCGAGTCGAAGACGTGGAAGGAGCTCGCTGCAGCACCTCCTCCAGCGCGCGGCGGCGCGTCCATCGCTTTCTCTGGAGGCAAGTTATATCGCATCAATGGCTTCGATGGCACTTCCGAGCAAGGCGGTTCTCTTGATGTCTACGACCCCGCTTCCGCGGCTTGGTCTACGATTACGTACAAGCCAGATGGTGTCAAAGGCCCCGAGGCGCGAAGTGTATCAGCGCTCGTCGCGGTTGAGGTGGACGGTAAGCCGCATCTTGTGACGCTGTTTGGCGAGCGCGATCCTAGTTCGTTGGGTCACGCTGGTGCTGGCAAGATGCTCTCGGACGTGTGGGCTTTCGACATTGTGGCCGGGACGTGGGATAAGGTCTTCTTCGAGGGGGATGCGCCGCCGCCAAGAGGTTGGTTTGATGCGGATGTGGTGGGGGATGGGAGCAAGCAGGCTGTGGTTGTTCATGGAGGTCTTGCTGAAGATAACTCGAGGTTGGGAGACATCTGGAGACTCGACTTTGTCTAG